A DNA window from Aquarana catesbeiana isolate 2022-GZ linkage group LG01, ASM4218655v1, whole genome shotgun sequence contains the following coding sequences:
- the SEPTIN11 gene encoding septin-11 isoform X2 yields MAVAVGRQTSPNDDLRALSLSGHVGFDSLPDQLVNKSTSQGFCFNILCVGETGIGKSTLMDTIFNTKFESEPVSHSEPGVRLKARSYELQESNVRLKLTIVDTVGFGDQINKDDSYRPIVEYIDAQYEAYLQEELKIKRSLYNYHDTRIHACLYFIAPTGHSLKSLDLVTMKKLDSKVNIIPIIAKADTIAKNELHKFKSKIMSELVSNGVQIYQFPTDEETVAEINATMSVHLPFAVVGSTEEVKIGNKMAKARQYPWGIVQVENENHCDFVKLREMLIRVNMEDLREQTHARHYELYRRCKLEEMGFKDTDPDSKPFSLQETYEAKRNEFLGDLQKKEEEMRQMFVMRVKEKEAELKEAEKELHEKFDLLKRTHQEEKKKLEDKKKEIEDEVSMFQKKKAATQLLQSQAQQAGSQQTKKDKDKKNPWLCTE; encoded by the exons TCACCGAATGATGACCTCAGAGCTTTGTCTTTATCTGGGCATGTTGGGTTTGATAGTCTTCCTGACCAGCTTGTCAACAAATCAACTTCACAGGGATTCTGCTTTAACATATTATGTGTTG GGGAAACGGGCATTGGAAAGTCCACTTTAATGGACACTATATTCAATACAAAGTTTGAAAGTGAACCAGTTTCTCACAGTGAGCCAGGGGTCCGGTTAAAAGCAAGAAGCTATGAACTTCAAGAAAGTAATGTCCGTCTGAAGCTAACTATAGTTGATACTGTAGGATTTGGGGACCAGATTAACAAAGATGACAG CTACCGTCCTATTGTTGAGTACATTGATGCTCAGTATGAAGCTTATCTTCAAGAAGAGCTGAAGATCAAGAGGTCGCTTTATAACTACCATGATACAAGGATTCATGCCTGCCTTTACTTCATTGCTCCCACTGGCCATTCATTGAAATCTCTTGACCTGGTCACAATGAAGAAACTTGACAGTAAG GTGAATATCATCCCCATCATTGCAAAAGCAGACACCATTGCCAAAAATGAGCTGCACAAATTCAAAAGTAAAATCATGAGCGAGCTGGTCAGCAATGGAGTTCAGATCTATCAGTTCCCTACAGATGAAGAGACCGTTGCAGAGATCAATGCTACAATGAGC gTGCACCTTCCATTTGCAGTGGTCGGCAGTACAGAAGAAGTAAAAATTGGCAACAAAATGGCTAAAGCAAGGCAGTATCCCTGGGGTATTGTACAGG TTGAGAATGAAAACCATTGCGATTTTGTGAAGTTGAGAGAAATGTTAATACGAGTAAACATGGAGGACTTGAGAGAACAGACGCATGCACGCCACTATGAGCTGTACAGACGCTGCAAACTTGAAGAAATGGGATTTAAAGATACCGACCCCGATAGTAAGCCCTTCAG CCTCCAGGAAACATATGAAGCAAAGAGGAACGAATTCCTTGGGGACCtgcagaagaaggaggaagaaatgaGGCAAATGTTTGTCATGAGAGTGAAGGAAAAGGAAGCTGAACTTAAAGAAGCTGAAAAAGAA CTCCATGAAAAGTTTGATCTCCTCAAGAGGACTCaccaagaagagaagaagaagctggaggacaAGAAGAAGGAAATTGAGGACGAAGTCAGCATGTTCCAGAAGAAGAAAGCAGCCACACAACTCCTCCAGTCCCAAGCCCAGCAAGCTGGATCCCAGCAAACCAAGAAAGACAAGGACAAGAAAAA
- the SEPTIN11 gene encoding septin-11 isoform X1, which produces MAVAVGRQTSPNDDLRALSLSGHVGFDSLPDQLVNKSTSQGFCFNILCVGETGIGKSTLMDTIFNTKFESEPVSHSEPGVRLKARSYELQESNVRLKLTIVDTVGFGDQINKDDSYRPIVEYIDAQYEAYLQEELKIKRSLYNYHDTRIHACLYFIAPTGHSLKSLDLVTMKKLDSKVNIIPIIAKADTIAKNELHKFKSKIMSELVSNGVQIYQFPTDEETVAEINATMSVHLPFAVVGSTEEVKIGNKMAKARQYPWGIVQVENENHCDFVKLREMLIRVNMEDLREQTHARHYELYRRCKLEEMGFKDTDPDSKPFSLQETYEAKRNEFLGDLQKKEEEMRQMFVMRVKEKEAELKEAEKELHEKFDLLKRTHQEEKKKLEDKKKEIEDEVSMFQKKKAATQLLQSQAQQAGSQQTKKDKDKKNSPWLCTE; this is translated from the exons TCACCGAATGATGACCTCAGAGCTTTGTCTTTATCTGGGCATGTTGGGTTTGATAGTCTTCCTGACCAGCTTGTCAACAAATCAACTTCACAGGGATTCTGCTTTAACATATTATGTGTTG GGGAAACGGGCATTGGAAAGTCCACTTTAATGGACACTATATTCAATACAAAGTTTGAAAGTGAACCAGTTTCTCACAGTGAGCCAGGGGTCCGGTTAAAAGCAAGAAGCTATGAACTTCAAGAAAGTAATGTCCGTCTGAAGCTAACTATAGTTGATACTGTAGGATTTGGGGACCAGATTAACAAAGATGACAG CTACCGTCCTATTGTTGAGTACATTGATGCTCAGTATGAAGCTTATCTTCAAGAAGAGCTGAAGATCAAGAGGTCGCTTTATAACTACCATGATACAAGGATTCATGCCTGCCTTTACTTCATTGCTCCCACTGGCCATTCATTGAAATCTCTTGACCTGGTCACAATGAAGAAACTTGACAGTAAG GTGAATATCATCCCCATCATTGCAAAAGCAGACACCATTGCCAAAAATGAGCTGCACAAATTCAAAAGTAAAATCATGAGCGAGCTGGTCAGCAATGGAGTTCAGATCTATCAGTTCCCTACAGATGAAGAGACCGTTGCAGAGATCAATGCTACAATGAGC gTGCACCTTCCATTTGCAGTGGTCGGCAGTACAGAAGAAGTAAAAATTGGCAACAAAATGGCTAAAGCAAGGCAGTATCCCTGGGGTATTGTACAGG TTGAGAATGAAAACCATTGCGATTTTGTGAAGTTGAGAGAAATGTTAATACGAGTAAACATGGAGGACTTGAGAGAACAGACGCATGCACGCCACTATGAGCTGTACAGACGCTGCAAACTTGAAGAAATGGGATTTAAAGATACCGACCCCGATAGTAAGCCCTTCAG CCTCCAGGAAACATATGAAGCAAAGAGGAACGAATTCCTTGGGGACCtgcagaagaaggaggaagaaatgaGGCAAATGTTTGTCATGAGAGTGAAGGAAAAGGAAGCTGAACTTAAAGAAGCTGAAAAAGAA CTCCATGAAAAGTTTGATCTCCTCAAGAGGACTCaccaagaagagaagaagaagctggaggacaAGAAGAAGGAAATTGAGGACGAAGTCAGCATGTTCCAGAAGAAGAAAGCAGCCACACAACTCCTCCAGTCCCAAGCCCAGCAAGCTGGATCCCAGCAAACCAAGAAAGACAAGGACAAGAAAAA
- the SEPTIN11 gene encoding septin-11 isoform X3, whose amino-acid sequence MAVAVGRQTSPNDDLRALSLSGHVGFDSLPDQLVNKSTSQGFCFNILCVGETGIGKSTLMDTIFNTKFESEPVSHSEPGVRLKARSYELQESNVRLKLTIVDTVGFGDQINKDDSYRPIVEYIDAQYEAYLQEELKIKRSLYNYHDTRIHACLYFIAPTGHSLKSLDLVTMKKLDSKVNIIPIIAKADTIAKNELHKFKSKIMSELVSNGVQIYQFPTDEETVAEINATMSVHLPFAVVGSTEEVKIGNKMAKARQYPWGIVQVENENHCDFVKLREMLIRVNMEDLREQTHARHYELYRRCKLEEMGFKDTDPDSKPFSLQETYEAKRNEFLGDLQKKEEEMRQMFVMRVKEKEAELKEAEKELHEKFDLLKRTHQEEKKKLEDKKKEIEDEVSMFQKKKAATQLLQSQAQQAGSQQTKKDKDKKNASFT is encoded by the exons TCACCGAATGATGACCTCAGAGCTTTGTCTTTATCTGGGCATGTTGGGTTTGATAGTCTTCCTGACCAGCTTGTCAACAAATCAACTTCACAGGGATTCTGCTTTAACATATTATGTGTTG GGGAAACGGGCATTGGAAAGTCCACTTTAATGGACACTATATTCAATACAAAGTTTGAAAGTGAACCAGTTTCTCACAGTGAGCCAGGGGTCCGGTTAAAAGCAAGAAGCTATGAACTTCAAGAAAGTAATGTCCGTCTGAAGCTAACTATAGTTGATACTGTAGGATTTGGGGACCAGATTAACAAAGATGACAG CTACCGTCCTATTGTTGAGTACATTGATGCTCAGTATGAAGCTTATCTTCAAGAAGAGCTGAAGATCAAGAGGTCGCTTTATAACTACCATGATACAAGGATTCATGCCTGCCTTTACTTCATTGCTCCCACTGGCCATTCATTGAAATCTCTTGACCTGGTCACAATGAAGAAACTTGACAGTAAG GTGAATATCATCCCCATCATTGCAAAAGCAGACACCATTGCCAAAAATGAGCTGCACAAATTCAAAAGTAAAATCATGAGCGAGCTGGTCAGCAATGGAGTTCAGATCTATCAGTTCCCTACAGATGAAGAGACCGTTGCAGAGATCAATGCTACAATGAGC gTGCACCTTCCATTTGCAGTGGTCGGCAGTACAGAAGAAGTAAAAATTGGCAACAAAATGGCTAAAGCAAGGCAGTATCCCTGGGGTATTGTACAGG TTGAGAATGAAAACCATTGCGATTTTGTGAAGTTGAGAGAAATGTTAATACGAGTAAACATGGAGGACTTGAGAGAACAGACGCATGCACGCCACTATGAGCTGTACAGACGCTGCAAACTTGAAGAAATGGGATTTAAAGATACCGACCCCGATAGTAAGCCCTTCAG CCTCCAGGAAACATATGAAGCAAAGAGGAACGAATTCCTTGGGGACCtgcagaagaaggaggaagaaatgaGGCAAATGTTTGTCATGAGAGTGAAGGAAAAGGAAGCTGAACTTAAAGAAGCTGAAAAAGAA CTCCATGAAAAGTTTGATCTCCTCAAGAGGACTCaccaagaagagaagaagaagctggaggacaAGAAGAAGGAAATTGAGGACGAAGTCAGCATGTTCCAGAAGAAGAAAGCAGCCACACAACTCCTCCAGTCCCAAGCCCAGCAAGCTGGATCCCAGCAAACCAAGAAAGACAAGGACAAGAAAAA
- the SEPTIN11 gene encoding septin-11 isoform X4 yields MAVAVGRQTSPNDDLRALSLSGHVGFDSLPDQLVNKSTSQGFCFNILCVGETGIGKSTLMDTIFNTKFESEPVSHSEPGVRLKARSYELQESNVRLKLTIVDTVGFGDQINKDDSYRPIVEYIDAQYEAYLQEELKIKRSLYNYHDTRIHACLYFIAPTGHSLKSLDLVTMKKLDSKVNIIPIIAKADTIAKNELHKFKSKIMSELVSNGVQIYQFPTDEETVAEINATMSVHLPFAVVGSTEEVKIGNKMAKARQYPWGIVQVENENHCDFVKLREMLIRVNMEDLREQTHARHYELYRRCKLEEMGFKDTDPDSKPFSLQETYEAKRNEFLGDLQKKEEEMRQMFVMRVKEKEAELKEAEKELHEKFDLLKRTHQEEKKKLEDKKKEIEDEVSMFQKKKAATQLLQSQAQQAGSQQTKKDKDKKNLFFI; encoded by the exons TCACCGAATGATGACCTCAGAGCTTTGTCTTTATCTGGGCATGTTGGGTTTGATAGTCTTCCTGACCAGCTTGTCAACAAATCAACTTCACAGGGATTCTGCTTTAACATATTATGTGTTG GGGAAACGGGCATTGGAAAGTCCACTTTAATGGACACTATATTCAATACAAAGTTTGAAAGTGAACCAGTTTCTCACAGTGAGCCAGGGGTCCGGTTAAAAGCAAGAAGCTATGAACTTCAAGAAAGTAATGTCCGTCTGAAGCTAACTATAGTTGATACTGTAGGATTTGGGGACCAGATTAACAAAGATGACAG CTACCGTCCTATTGTTGAGTACATTGATGCTCAGTATGAAGCTTATCTTCAAGAAGAGCTGAAGATCAAGAGGTCGCTTTATAACTACCATGATACAAGGATTCATGCCTGCCTTTACTTCATTGCTCCCACTGGCCATTCATTGAAATCTCTTGACCTGGTCACAATGAAGAAACTTGACAGTAAG GTGAATATCATCCCCATCATTGCAAAAGCAGACACCATTGCCAAAAATGAGCTGCACAAATTCAAAAGTAAAATCATGAGCGAGCTGGTCAGCAATGGAGTTCAGATCTATCAGTTCCCTACAGATGAAGAGACCGTTGCAGAGATCAATGCTACAATGAGC gTGCACCTTCCATTTGCAGTGGTCGGCAGTACAGAAGAAGTAAAAATTGGCAACAAAATGGCTAAAGCAAGGCAGTATCCCTGGGGTATTGTACAGG TTGAGAATGAAAACCATTGCGATTTTGTGAAGTTGAGAGAAATGTTAATACGAGTAAACATGGAGGACTTGAGAGAACAGACGCATGCACGCCACTATGAGCTGTACAGACGCTGCAAACTTGAAGAAATGGGATTTAAAGATACCGACCCCGATAGTAAGCCCTTCAG CCTCCAGGAAACATATGAAGCAAAGAGGAACGAATTCCTTGGGGACCtgcagaagaaggaggaagaaatgaGGCAAATGTTTGTCATGAGAGTGAAGGAAAAGGAAGCTGAACTTAAAGAAGCTGAAAAAGAA CTCCATGAAAAGTTTGATCTCCTCAAGAGGACTCaccaagaagagaagaagaagctggaggacaAGAAGAAGGAAATTGAGGACGAAGTCAGCATGTTCCAGAAGAAGAAAGCAGCCACACAACTCCTCCAGTCCCAAGCCCAGCAAGCTGGATCCCAGCAAACCAAGAAAGACAAGGACAAGAAAAA